A single Comamonas sp. NLF-1-9 DNA region contains:
- the plsY gene encoding glycerol-3-phosphate 1-O-acyltransferase PlsY — MPILYSALAVVAAYLLGSLSFAVIVSRLMGLADPRSYGSKNPGATNVLRSGSRAAAVVTLLLDAAKGWLPVFLVRVYGPAWGLGEGTLALVALAAFAGHLWPVFFGFAGGKGVATALGVLLGVSAWLALATLATWLIIVVFFRWVSLASLVAAAFAPFFYLLVGGVAWEVHPGVGLAIALMAALLAWRHAPNIRRLIQGKEPRLGEKKKA; from the coding sequence GTGCCCATCCTCTACAGCGCCCTGGCGGTCGTCGCCGCCTACCTGCTTGGATCCCTGTCGTTTGCCGTCATCGTCAGCCGCCTGATGGGCCTGGCCGATCCGCGCAGTTATGGCAGCAAGAATCCGGGCGCGACCAATGTGCTGCGCTCGGGCTCGCGCGCGGCGGCCGTCGTCACGCTGTTGCTGGACGCGGCCAAGGGCTGGCTGCCGGTGTTTCTGGTGCGCGTCTATGGCCCCGCCTGGGGGCTGGGCGAGGGCACGCTGGCGCTGGTCGCACTCGCGGCGTTTGCCGGGCACCTGTGGCCGGTGTTCTTCGGCTTTGCGGGCGGCAAGGGCGTGGCCACGGCGCTGGGCGTGCTGCTGGGCGTGAGCGCCTGGCTGGCGCTGGCGACGCTGGCTACCTGGCTCATCATCGTGGTCTTCTTTCGCTGGGTGTCGCTGGCTTCGCTGGTGGCGGCGGCGTTTGCGCCGTTTTTCTACCTGCTGGTGGGCGGCGTGGCGTGGGAGGTGCACCCCGGCGTCGGCCTGGCGATCGCGCTGATGGCGGCGCTGCTCGCCTGGCGCCATGCGCCCAACATCCGGCGCCTGATCCAGGGCAAGGAGCCCAGGCTGGGCGAAAAAAAGAAGGCTTGA
- a CDS encoding HD-GYP domain-containing protein, with product MPHQAADDDYEDLLAQWQDLEAALSALLLHPRLVLDFTGKVRLCDQWLQDITGHDIDAALYLMFQLASTSTVGYSAAHALVCATLCQILAQELQLARPERDSLVRAAMTMNLSMTALQNELALQSAPLSAPQKLAIAEHPGHSVALLEELNIRDDLWLDVVAAHHSPVQPYDTLADLPAETRLACILSTIDRYAAMISPRKSRSERTASDSVREIVAQGAQHNDEVIAALMRTVGLCPPGTFVRLDNGDTAVVLRRSEQANQPLVASVASADGEALDAPVLYHTARGHPQVAAALARSAVTTDINHHMMVRLGLYAARMTNELPVRESGMPPLV from the coding sequence ATGCCGCACCAAGCCGCCGACGACGACTACGAAGACCTGCTGGCGCAGTGGCAGGACCTGGAGGCAGCGCTCTCGGCGCTGCTGCTGCACCCGCGCCTGGTTCTGGACTTCACCGGCAAGGTGCGCCTGTGCGACCAATGGCTGCAAGACATCACCGGCCACGACATCGACGCCGCGCTGTACCTGATGTTCCAGCTGGCCAGCACCTCCACCGTGGGCTACAGCGCGGCGCACGCGCTGGTCTGCGCCACGCTGTGCCAGATCCTGGCGCAGGAGCTGCAGCTGGCGCGCCCCGAGCGCGACAGCCTGGTGCGCGCGGCCATGACCATGAACCTGAGCATGACGGCGCTGCAAAACGAGCTGGCGCTGCAAAGCGCGCCGCTGAGCGCGCCGCAGAAGCTGGCGATTGCAGAGCACCCGGGGCACAGCGTCGCCCTGCTTGAAGAGCTCAACATCCGCGACGACCTGTGGCTGGACGTGGTGGCCGCGCACCACAGCCCGGTGCAGCCCTACGACACGCTGGCCGACTTGCCGGCGGAAACGCGCCTGGCCTGCATTCTTTCGACCATAGACCGCTACGCGGCCATGATCTCGCCGCGCAAGTCGCGCAGCGAGCGCACCGCGAGCGATTCGGTGCGCGAGATCGTCGCCCAGGGCGCGCAGCACAACGACGAGGTGATCGCCGCGCTGATGCGCACCGTCGGCCTGTGCCCGCCGGGCACCTTCGTGCGCCTGGACAACGGCGACACCGCAGTGGTGCTGCGCCGCAGCGAGCAGGCCAACCAGCCGCTGGTAGCCAGCGTCGCCAGCGCGGACGGCGAGGCGCTGGACGCCCCGGTGCTCTACCACACCGCGCGCGGCCACCCCCAGGTGGCGGCGGCGCTGGCGCGCTCTGCCGTCACCACCGACATCAACCACCACATGATGGTGCGCCTGGGCCTGTACGCGGCGCGCATGACCAATGAGCTGCCGGTGCGCGAGTCCGGCATGCCGCCGCTGGTCTGA
- a CDS encoding TIGR02281 family clan AA aspartic protease has protein sequence MKPALALAAALLCAPAAAQALQLAGVLGGKALLVDAGSAPRAVAVGESFAGARVLAVGRDEVLIELGGMQQRLRLGEAPVSIGARSAPGRSLVLHADAGGHFTEEGSINGRPVRFMVDTGATTVALGRAEAERLGIRVQAGERVRMHTANGTAEGWRVRLDSVRIGPLQQSGVVAIVVQQPMPYVLLGNSFLQPYEMARKGSELTLHQR, from the coding sequence ATGAAGCCCGCCCTTGCGCTCGCGGCCGCGCTGCTGTGCGCCCCAGCCGCGGCGCAGGCGCTGCAGCTCGCCGGCGTGCTGGGCGGCAAGGCGCTGCTGGTGGACGCGGGCAGCGCGCCGCGCGCGGTTGCGGTGGGCGAGAGCTTTGCCGGCGCACGCGTGCTCGCCGTGGGGCGCGACGAGGTGCTGATCGAGCTCGGCGGCATGCAGCAGCGCCTGCGTCTGGGCGAGGCGCCGGTGAGCATCGGTGCGCGCAGCGCCCCTGGCCGCAGCCTGGTGCTGCACGCCGACGCGGGCGGGCACTTCACCGAAGAAGGCAGCATCAACGGCCGCCCGGTGCGCTTCATGGTGGACACCGGCGCCACCACGGTCGCGCTGGGCCGCGCCGAGGCCGAGCGCCTGGGCATCCGGGTGCAGGCCGGCGAGCGGGTGCGCATGCACACCGCCAACGGCACGGCCGAGGGCTGGCGCGTGCGCCTCGATTCGGTGCGCATCGGGCCACTGCAGCAAAGCGGCGTGGTGGCCATCGTGGTGCAGCAGCCCATGCCCTACGTGCTGCTGGGCAACAGTTTCTTGCAGCCCTACGAGATGGCGCGCAAGGGCAGCGAGCTCACCTTGCACCAACGCTGA
- a CDS encoding YajQ family cyclic di-GMP-binding protein, giving the protein MPSFDTVCEADFVEVRNAVDNAVKEVGTRFDFKGTSAAIELKDKQIMLTGDAEFQLQQLQDILRAKLAKRGVDVRFLDVQKPQKAGGDTLRQAIDVKNGINAEQGKKIQKLIKDSKLKLQAAIQDGKVRVSGAKRDDLQAAMALLRKEMAELPLSFDNLRD; this is encoded by the coding sequence ATGCCATCGTTCGATACCGTTTGTGAAGCCGATTTCGTCGAGGTGCGAAACGCCGTGGACAACGCCGTCAAGGAGGTCGGCACGCGCTTTGACTTCAAGGGCACGTCTGCCGCGATCGAGCTCAAGGACAAGCAGATCATGCTCACCGGGGACGCCGAGTTCCAGCTGCAGCAACTGCAGGACATCCTGCGCGCCAAGCTCGCCAAGCGCGGCGTGGACGTGCGCTTTCTGGACGTGCAAAAGCCGCAGAAGGCCGGCGGCGACACGCTGCGCCAGGCCATCGACGTGAAGAACGGCATCAACGCCGAGCAGGGCAAGAAGATCCAGAAGCTGATCAAGGACAGCAAGCTCAAGCTGCAGGCCGCGATCCAGGACGGCAAGGTGCGCGTGAGCGGCGCAAAGCGCGACGACTTGCAGGCCGCGATGGCGCTGCTGCGCAAGGAAATGGCCGAGCTGCCGCTGTCGTTTGACAACCTGCGCGATTGA
- the murB gene encoding UDP-N-acetylmuramate dehydrogenase, with translation MLVEKNAPLQQANSFGIAARALTLVRVASEDDVRAAVARFDLAHAPFFVLGGGSNIVLTGDVKPLVLKMEIAGLRLVDETPRAWIIEAGAGEVWHELVAWSLAQGWPGLENLALIPGTVGAAPVQNIGAYGVELQDCFHSLAAIDGLTGERIELDAAQCAFGYRDSVFKHAAPVAPQGASWERGMGLAGRAIITSVRLALPKAWRAHLDYLDLQKKVQESGITEPSARQVFDWVCAIRAAKLPDPSVLGNAGSFFKNPTVTPEQCRDIIAREPRIVHYPMPDGSIKLAAGWLIDACGWRGKSVGRAGVYEKQALVLVNRGNRSDPEASVTGGEVMTLARAIQTSVYERFGIRLQPEPVVV, from the coding sequence ATGTTAGTCGAGAAGAATGCCCCGCTGCAGCAGGCCAACAGCTTCGGCATCGCCGCGCGCGCGCTGACGCTGGTGCGCGTTGCGAGCGAGGACGACGTGCGCGCCGCCGTTGCGCGTTTTGACCTGGCGCACGCGCCGTTTTTCGTGCTCGGCGGGGGCAGCAACATCGTGCTCACCGGCGACGTCAAGCCGCTGGTGCTGAAGATGGAGATCGCCGGGCTGCGCCTGGTCGATGAAACGCCGCGCGCCTGGATCATCGAGGCCGGCGCGGGCGAGGTCTGGCACGAGCTCGTCGCCTGGAGCCTGGCCCAGGGCTGGCCGGGACTGGAAAACCTGGCGCTGATCCCCGGCACCGTGGGCGCCGCGCCGGTGCAGAACATCGGCGCCTACGGCGTGGAGCTGCAGGATTGCTTTCATTCGCTTGCCGCCATCGACGGCCTCACGGGCGAGCGCATCGAGCTCGACGCCGCCCAGTGCGCCTTTGGCTACCGCGACTCGGTCTTCAAGCACGCTGCGCCGGTAGCGCCCCAAGGCGCCTCATGGGAGCGCGGCATGGGCCTGGCCGGGCGCGCCATCATCACCAGCGTGCGCCTGGCGCTGCCCAAGGCCTGGCGCGCGCACCTGGACTACCTGGACCTGCAAAAAAAGGTGCAGGAAAGCGGCATCACCGAGCCCAGCGCCCGGCAGGTGTTCGACTGGGTCTGCGCGATCCGCGCCGCCAAACTGCCCGACCCGAGCGTGCTGGGCAACGCCGGCAGCTTTTTCAAGAACCCGACGGTGACGCCCGAGCAGTGCCGCGACATCATCGCGCGCGAGCCGCGCATCGTGCACTACCCCATGCCCGACGGCAGCATCAAGCTGGCCGCCGGCTGGCTGATCGACGCCTGCGGCTGGCGCGGCAAGAGCGTGGGGCGCGCCGGCGTGTACGAGAAGCAGGCGCTGGTGCTGGTCAACCGCGGCAACCGCAGCGACCCCGAGGCCAGCGTCACCGGCGGCGAGGTGATGACGCTGGCGCGCGCCATCCAGACCAGCGTGTACGAGCGCTTCGGCATCCGCCTGCAGCCCGAGCCCGTGGTGGTGTAG
- a CDS encoding 7-cyano-7-deazaguanine/7-aminomethyl-7-deazaguanine transporter, with amino-acid sequence MSLLSAPPPVALRRIPLYLCILVALHVVIVIASNYLVQLPVRLFGFHSTWGAFSFPFIFLATDLTVRLIGKEAARRVIGRAMLPALLASYVVGVLFQSGAFQGLAALGVFNSFVARIAFASFAAYALGQLLDIQVFDRVRRKSPRWWLAPAASAVVGQWLDTAAFFSIAFWHSSDAFMAANWVEIAWVDYAVKLSVSLAVFVPAYGVLLAAILRWLRPAPPVALAR; translated from the coding sequence GTGAGCTTGCTTTCTGCCCCGCCGCCTGTCGCCCTGCGGCGCATTCCCCTCTACCTTTGCATCCTCGTCGCGCTGCACGTGGTGATCGTGATCGCGAGCAATTACCTGGTGCAGTTGCCAGTGCGGCTCTTCGGCTTTCACAGCACCTGGGGCGCATTCAGCTTTCCGTTCATCTTTCTTGCGACCGACCTCACGGTGCGCCTGATAGGCAAGGAGGCGGCGCGGCGCGTGATAGGACGGGCCATGCTGCCCGCGCTGCTTGCGTCCTACGTGGTCGGGGTGTTGTTTCAGAGCGGCGCCTTCCAGGGTTTGGCGGCGCTTGGCGTCTTCAACAGCTTCGTGGCTCGGATTGCGTTTGCCAGCTTCGCTGCCTACGCGCTGGGGCAGTTGCTCGACATCCAGGTGTTTGATCGGGTGCGCCGCAAGAGCCCGCGCTGGTGGCTGGCGCCGGCGGCCTCAGCCGTGGTCGGGCAGTGGCTTGATACCGCAGCTTTCTTCTCGATCGCCTTCTGGCACAGCAGCGACGCCTTCATGGCAGCCAACTGGGTCGAGATCGCCTGGGTGGACTACGCCGTCAAGCTGAGCGTGAGTCTGGCGGTCTTTGTGCCGGCCTATGGCGTGCTGCTGGCCGCCATCCTGCGCTGGCTGCGCCCGGCGCCGCCGGTGGCGCTGGCGCGCTGA
- the argG gene encoding argininosuccinate synthase, translated as MATILQSLPVGQKVGIAFSGGLDTSAALRWMKNKGALPYAYTANLGQPDEQDYDAIPRKAMEYGAEKARLVDCRTQLAQEGIAAIQCGAFHVRTGGATYFNTTPLGRAVTGTMLVAAMKEDEVHIWGDGSTFKGNDIERFYRYGLLTNPQLKIYKPWLDQAFIDELGGRAEMSAFMTREGFGYKMSAEKAYSTDSNMLGATHEAKDLEYLNSSIRIVNPIMGVAFWKDDVPVQAEEVSIRFDEGRPVALNGHEIDDPVELFLEANRIGGRHGLGMCDQIENRIIEAKSRGIYEAPGMALLHIAYERLVSGIHNEDTIEQYRTNGLKLGRLLYQGRWFDPQSIMLRETAQRWVARAVTGTVVLELRRGNDYSVLNTESPNLTYAPERLSMEKVEDAPFSPLDRIGQLTMRNLDISDTRDKLGVYSRAGLLSLGGDAALAQLEDGGSRK; from the coding sequence ATGGCAACCATCTTGCAATCGCTTCCCGTCGGCCAGAAGGTCGGCATCGCCTTCTCCGGCGGCCTGGATACATCCGCCGCGCTGCGCTGGATGAAGAACAAGGGCGCGCTGCCCTACGCCTACACGGCCAACCTCGGCCAGCCCGACGAGCAGGACTACGACGCCATCCCGCGCAAGGCCATGGAATACGGCGCCGAGAAGGCCCGCCTGGTCGACTGCCGCACGCAGCTCGCGCAAGAAGGCATCGCCGCCATCCAGTGCGGCGCCTTTCACGTGCGCACCGGCGGAGCCACCTACTTCAACACCACGCCGCTGGGCCGCGCCGTCACGGGCACCATGCTCGTGGCCGCGATGAAAGAGGACGAGGTGCACATCTGGGGCGACGGCTCCACCTTCAAGGGCAACGACATCGAGCGCTTTTACCGCTACGGGCTGCTCACCAACCCGCAACTGAAGATCTACAAACCCTGGCTGGACCAGGCTTTCATCGACGAGCTGGGCGGGCGCGCCGAGATGTCGGCCTTCATGACCCGCGAAGGCTTTGGCTACAAGATGAGCGCCGAAAAGGCCTATTCGACCGACTCCAACATGCTGGGCGCAACCCACGAGGCCAAAGACCTGGAGTACCTCAACAGCAGCATCCGCATCGTCAACCCCATCATGGGCGTGGCCTTCTGGAAGGACGATGTGCCGGTGCAGGCAGAAGAAGTCTCGATCCGCTTCGACGAAGGCCGCCCGGTGGCGCTCAACGGCCACGAGATCGACGACCCGGTGGAGCTCTTCCTCGAAGCCAACCGCATCGGCGGGCGCCACGGCCTCGGAATGTGCGACCAGATCGAGAACCGCATCATCGAAGCCAAGAGCCGCGGCATCTACGAGGCGCCCGGCATGGCGCTCTTGCACATCGCCTACGAGCGCCTGGTCAGCGGCATCCACAACGAAGACACGATAGAGCAATACCGCACCAATGGCCTGAAACTCGGGCGCCTGCTCTACCAGGGTCGCTGGTTCGACCCGCAATCCATCATGCTGCGCGAGACCGCCCAGCGCTGGGTGGCGCGCGCCGTGACCGGCACCGTGGTGCTGGAGCTGCGCCGCGGCAACGACTACTCCGTCCTGAACACCGAAAGCCCCAACCTCACCTACGCGCCCGAGCGCCTGTCGATGGAAAAAGTGGAAGACGCACCGTTCTCCCCGCTGGACCGCATCGGGCAACTCACCATGCGCAACCTGGACATCTCGGACACGCGCGACAAGCTCGGTGTGTATTCGCGCGCGGGGCTGCTCTCGCTTGGGGGCGATGCGGCGCTGGCCCAGCTTGAGGACGGCGGCTCCAGAAAATAA
- a CDS encoding glycine zipper 2TM domain-containing protein, which translates to MKKLFTLALLSSAALASAHAQTPQGREMGRVLSVTPVSQQVAVPQQVCHNETVYSGTRQTSGAGAVLGAVAGGLVGNAIGGGSGRALATAAGVVGGAVLGNQVEGGRPGYQDVQRCSVQTRYDTQFLGYDVVYEYGGRQYTTRTQYDPGQWIPVTVQPATAPVYQQPQAHGYYDAPQSAVVVTETPVYTSPVYTSPYYGAPAVDATIEYRSDGGWDHGYRRRWR; encoded by the coding sequence ATGAAAAAATTGTTCACCCTTGCATTGCTGAGCAGCGCCGCGCTGGCCAGCGCCCATGCCCAGACGCCCCAGGGGCGTGAAATGGGGCGCGTGCTGTCGGTCACGCCGGTATCGCAGCAGGTAGCGGTGCCCCAGCAGGTATGCCACAACGAAACCGTGTACAGCGGCACGCGCCAGACTTCCGGCGCCGGCGCGGTGCTCGGCGCCGTGGCCGGCGGCCTGGTGGGCAATGCCATCGGCGGCGGCAGCGGCCGGGCTCTGGCCACGGCCGCTGGCGTCGTAGGCGGCGCGGTGCTGGGCAACCAGGTCGAAGGCGGCCGCCCCGGCTACCAGGACGTGCAGCGCTGCAGCGTGCAGACGCGCTACGACACCCAGTTCCTCGGCTACGACGTGGTGTATGAATACGGCGGGCGCCAGTACACCACGCGCACCCAGTACGACCCGGGGCAGTGGATTCCCGTGACGGTGCAGCCGGCCACCGCGCCCGTCTACCAGCAACCCCAGGCCCATGGCTATTACGACGCGCCACAAAGCGCCGTGGTCGTGACCGAGACGCCGGTCTATACCAGCCCCGTCTACACCAGCCCCTACTACGGCGCGCCGGCGGTCGATGCCACCATCGAATACCGCAGCGACGGCGGCTGGGACCACGGCTACCGCCGCCGCTGGCGCTGA
- a CDS encoding Spx/MgsR family RNA polymerase-binding regulatory protein has protein sequence MPITLYGIAHCDTVKKARAWLAEHGVAYVFHDFKTQGLPDGAPECWAQAVGWEKLLNRRGSTWRRLDDAARAGARDAASACALMRAQPSLIKRPVVQWRDALTVGFDAADWAARTAQGSAV, from the coding sequence ATGCCCATCACGCTCTACGGCATTGCCCATTGCGACACCGTCAAGAAGGCCCGCGCCTGGCTGGCCGAACACGGTGTGGCCTACGTCTTTCACGACTTCAAGACCCAGGGCCTGCCCGATGGCGCGCCCGAATGCTGGGCGCAGGCCGTCGGCTGGGAAAAGCTTCTGAACCGCCGCGGCAGCACCTGGCGCCGCCTTGACGACGCAGCCCGGGCCGGCGCGCGCGACGCGGCCAGCGCCTGCGCGCTGATGCGTGCCCAGCCCAGCCTGATCAAGCGCCCGGTCGTCCAATGGCGCGACGCCCTCACCGTGGGTTTTGACGCCGCCGACTGGGCCGCGCGCACAGCCCAAGGCAGCGCCGTTTAG
- the folC gene encoding bifunctional tetrahydrofolate synthase/dihydrofolate synthase: MHTLPDTLDGWLAYCEQLHPHTIEMGLERVALVKERMALRLDCPVITVAGTNGKGSTCAMIEAVALQAGYRPGVYTSPHLVHFEERCRIHGETVKAEDLLPHFEAVERARTEGTEVQLTYFEFTTLAILRLISQARVDVAVLEVGMGGRLDAVNVIDADCAVITMIDVDHAEYLGPDRESIGREKAGIMRAGKPVVVCDPLPPESVIEHAAAIGAHLWRFGTDFNYSGDKLQWSWAGRGRRYAGMAYPALRGANQLFNASGALAALEAIRDKLPISAQAVRAGLALVELPGRFEVAPGQPVVVLDVAHNPHAVATLAASMSTMGHFRLTHAVFGAMADKDITGIFEKMGPLIDRWYFTDLPTPRAETAEHLQQRWERFHARQEALHAPAQAMQNDAPRMDLSEALKQQDDKPHLSVTRSRRGSSGEGGGGRRIVKSEVFAEPQAALDAALAASRLTDRIVVFGSFYTVGGILKNGVPQMHGKHFDL, from the coding sequence ATGCACACCTTACCCGATACCCTGGACGGCTGGCTTGCCTACTGCGAGCAGCTGCACCCGCACACCATAGAGATGGGCCTGGAGCGCGTGGCGCTGGTGAAAGAGCGCATGGCCCTGCGCCTGGACTGCCCGGTGATCACCGTGGCCGGCACCAACGGCAAGGGCTCTACCTGCGCGATGATCGAGGCGGTGGCGCTGCAGGCCGGCTACCGGCCGGGCGTCTATACCTCGCCGCATCTGGTGCACTTCGAGGAGCGCTGCCGCATCCACGGCGAAACCGTGAAGGCCGAGGATTTGCTGCCGCATTTCGAGGCCGTGGAGCGCGCGCGCACCGAGGGCACAGAGGTGCAGCTCACCTACTTCGAGTTCACCACGCTCGCCATCCTGCGCCTGATCAGCCAGGCCAGGGTCGATGTGGCGGTGCTCGAAGTGGGCATGGGCGGGCGCCTGGACGCGGTGAACGTGATCGACGCCGACTGCGCGGTGATCACCATGATCGACGTCGACCACGCCGAATACCTGGGGCCGGACCGCGAGAGCATAGGCCGCGAGAAGGCCGGCATCATGCGCGCCGGCAAGCCGGTGGTGGTCTGCGACCCGCTGCCGCCCGAGAGCGTGATCGAGCATGCGGCGGCCATCGGCGCGCACTTGTGGCGCTTCGGCACGGACTTCAACTACTCGGGCGACAAGCTGCAGTGGTCCTGGGCCGGGCGCGGGCGGCGCTATGCCGGCATGGCTTATCCGGCGCTGCGCGGTGCCAACCAGTTGTTCAACGCCTCCGGGGCGCTGGCAGCGCTGGAGGCGATACGCGACAAGCTGCCGATCTCGGCGCAGGCGGTGCGCGCCGGCCTGGCGCTGGTGGAGCTGCCCGGGCGCTTCGAGGTGGCGCCCGGCCAGCCGGTGGTGGTGCTCGACGTCGCGCACAACCCGCATGCGGTGGCAACCCTTGCCGCCAGCATGAGCACCATGGGGCATTTCCGGCTCACGCATGCGGTGTTCGGGGCGATGGCCGACAAGGACATCACCGGCATCTTCGAGAAGATGGGGCCGCTGATCGACCGCTGGTATTTCACCGATCTGCCTACGCCGCGCGCCGAAACCGCGGAGCACCTGCAGCAGCGCTGGGAGCGCTTTCACGCCCGGCAGGAGGCACTGCACGCGCCCGCCCAGGCGATGCAGAACGACGCGCCGCGCATGGACCTGAGCGAGGCGCTGAAGCAGCAGGACGACAAGCCGCACCTGTCGGTCACGCGCTCGCGCCGGGGCAGCAGCGGCGAGGGCGGGGGCGGGCGGCGCATCGTCAAGAGCGAGGTGTTTGCCGAGCCGCAGGCGGCGCTGGATGCGGCCCTGGCCGCCTCCAGGCTCACTGATAGAATCGTCGTCTTCGGATCGTTCTACACGGTCGGCGGCATCCTCAAGAACGGCGTGCCGCAGATGCACGGCAAGCACTTCGACCTCTGA
- a CDS encoding SPOR domain-containing protein, producing the protein MEELRRNARHRLMGSALLVLVGIIVFPLVFDTEPRTVAVNVAMDIPDRNTAAPLVVGTARPLAEPEPPLANAGLTPGEEQLEASAPRAAESAPRPDAEAGAAHKPAPDAASAAAGAEHKPEAKTEVKAQPRPEPKPDHKPEPKAEPAKATPAPAPAPSSEAQRARALLEGHAPAAVASAAAPAAAAAGQGERYIVQVGAYADQGKVREVRAQLERAGIKTYAQDIQGKGGVRTTRVRVGPFGSRAEAGKVLERVKGLGLDGVVLTL; encoded by the coding sequence ATGGAAGAGTTGCGCCGCAATGCCCGCCATCGCCTGATGGGTTCGGCGCTGCTGGTACTGGTGGGCATCATCGTCTTTCCGCTGGTGTTCGATACCGAACCGCGCACCGTGGCGGTGAACGTGGCCATGGACATCCCCGATCGCAATACGGCCGCGCCCCTGGTCGTGGGTACCGCGCGCCCGCTTGCCGAGCCCGAGCCGCCGCTGGCCAACGCCGGCCTGACGCCGGGCGAAGAACAGCTGGAGGCGAGCGCGCCCAGGGCCGCCGAGTCGGCGCCGCGGCCGGATGCGGAGGCGGGCGCGGCGCACAAGCCAGCGCCCGACGCGGCGAGCGCGGCAGCCGGGGCAGAGCACAAACCCGAAGCCAAGACCGAAGTCAAGGCACAGCCCCGGCCCGAGCCCAAGCCCGACCACAAGCCCGAACCGAAGGCAGAACCGGCCAAGGCCACTCCCGCACCGGCGCCCGCCCCCAGCAGCGAGGCGCAGCGCGCCCGCGCACTGCTCGAAGGGCATGCGCCCGCCGCCGTCGCGAGTGCTGCGGCGCCGGCCGCTGCGGCAGCGGGCCAGGGCGAGCGCTACATCGTCCAGGTCGGTGCCTATGCCGACCAAGGCAAGGTGCGCGAGGTGCGCGCCCAGCTCGAGCGCGCCGGCATCAAGACCTATGCGCAAGACATTCAGGGCAAGGGCGGGGTGCGCACCACGCGGGTGCGCGTCGGGCCCTTCGGCAGCCGCGCCGAAGCGGGCAAGGTGCTCGAGCGCGTCAAGGGCCTGGGGCTTGACGGCGTGGTGCTCACGCTCTAG
- a CDS encoding CvpA family protein, whose product MAALDWGLLAVLVVSFVLGAWRGLVFELLSLVGWVLAFFLARAWGASLGELLPLGEAQAAWRPAAGFGLVFVVTVFACGLLATLARKLMLVAGLRPADRALGALFGLVRGVALLLLATWLALHTPLVQQPWWQDSRMAALLQDTVAQAGVAPAQEWLRHLSGPEH is encoded by the coding sequence ATGGCCGCACTCGATTGGGGCTTGCTCGCGGTGCTTGTGGTGTCCTTCGTGCTGGGCGCCTGGCGTGGCCTGGTCTTCGAGCTGCTGTCGCTGGTCGGCTGGGTGCTGGCTTTCTTTTTGGCGCGTGCCTGGGGTGCGTCGCTTGGCGAGCTCCTGCCGTTGGGCGAGGCCCAGGCCGCCTGGCGCCCGGCCGCAGGCTTCGGGCTGGTGTTCGTGGTCACGGTGTTTGCCTGCGGCCTGCTGGCGACACTGGCGCGCAAGCTGATGCTGGTGGCGGGCCTGCGCCCGGCCGACCGCGCGCTGGGCGCACTGTTTGGCCTGGTGCGCGGCGTGGCGCTGCTGCTGCTGGCTACCTGGCTGGCGCTGCACACCCCGCTGGTGCAGCAGCCGTGGTGGCAGGACTCGCGCATGGCGGCGCTGCTGCAAGACACTGTGGCGCAGGCCGGCGTGGCGCCGGCGCAGGAGTGGCTGCGCCATCTCTCCGGCCCGGAGCACTGA